A genomic region of Deltaproteobacteria bacterium contains the following coding sequences:
- the carB gene encoding carbamoyl-phosphate synthase large subunit, which translates to MPKRTDIHKILIIGSGPIVIGQACEFDYSGTQACKALAEEGFEVVLLNSNPATIMTDPEMAHRTYIEPITADVVEKIIEKERPQAVLATLGGQTALNTAVEAAERGVFDAYGVEMIGADLFAIKRAEDRDLFKTAMAEIGLDLPRSAAARNMDEARRVVGDIGLPVVIRPSFTLGGTGGALAYNMEEFEEFAAWGIEQSMISEILIEESVAGWKEFELEVMRDQKDNVVIICSIENLDPMGVHTGDSITVAPAQTLTDREYQHMRNAAVAVIRKIGVATGGSNIQFAIHPKTGRMVVIEMNPRVSRSSALASKATGFPIAKIAAKLAVGYSLDEIPNDITKKTPASFEPTIDYCVVKIPRFAFEKFPGVDDTLTISMKSVGETMAIGRTFKESLQKALRGLEIGLHGLDGSIGGELDDKELEARLIRPTPGRLLLIRQALLRGYSEDRIADLTAIDPWFLRNIADIVAMERALGSLKNEPGIPAEVMEKAKRFGFSDHQIGDLTGRNEADIARLREEMGITPVYKLVDTCAAEFEAHTPYYYSTYAEEDESRRGTSRRVMIIGGGPNRIGQGIEFDYCCVHASMALREAGYETIMVNSNPETVSTDYDISDRLYFEPLTLEDVLNIVRVEQPEGVIVQLGGQTPLNLAIPLARHGVRILGTPPEAIDRAEDRKLFKEMADILGVRQPQSGTARSLAEVQEIVDEIGYPVLIRPSYVLGGRAMVVVWNQADLEGFVKEAFLASPDHPILVDKFLEDAIEVDVDAVSDGVDVIVAGVMEHIELAGVHSGDSAMVLPVYSLKDETIAEIRDTTRRVALELGVRGLLNIQYAVKGTELFILEVNPRASRTVPFVSKATGVPLAKIATKIMVGLSLREQGITADPEPRYFSVKESVLPFKRFFGVDTLLGPEMKSTGEVMGIDRDLGIAYAKSQIAAGQPVPEGGKVFISVKDDDKMAIVPIGKQFADLGFEILSTPGTAQTLAARGISVTRLPRLDEGRPNLMDYMKNRDVNLLINTPSGPKPRRDEVRIRSTAVSRNIPLITTIAGAEAMVNAIRTMKKRGFDVEPLQDRYENRRVRTTVRA; encoded by the coding sequence ATGCCGAAACGGACGGACATCCATAAAATCCTGATCATCGGGTCGGGCCCCATCGTCATCGGTCAGGCCTGCGAATTTGATTATTCGGGAACCCAGGCCTGCAAGGCGCTGGCCGAAGAGGGGTTCGAGGTGGTCCTGCTCAATTCGAACCCGGCCACGATTATGACGGACCCTGAAATGGCCCACCGGACCTACATCGAACCGATCACGGCCGATGTGGTCGAAAAGATAATAGAAAAAGAACGGCCCCAGGCGGTCCTGGCCACCCTGGGGGGACAAACGGCCCTCAATACCGCCGTAGAGGCCGCCGAACGGGGAGTGTTCGATGCCTACGGTGTGGAAATGATCGGCGCCGACCTTTTCGCGATCAAGCGGGCCGAGGACCGGGACCTCTTCAAAACGGCAATGGCCGAGATCGGGCTCGATCTGCCCCGGAGCGCCGCCGCGCGGAACATGGACGAAGCCCGGCGCGTGGTCGGGGATATCGGTCTGCCCGTCGTGATACGCCCCAGCTTCACCCTGGGAGGTACGGGCGGCGCCCTGGCTTACAATATGGAAGAATTCGAGGAGTTCGCGGCCTGGGGCATTGAGCAGAGCATGATCAGCGAGATACTGATAGAAGAATCCGTTGCGGGCTGGAAGGAATTCGAGCTTGAGGTCATGCGGGACCAGAAGGATAACGTGGTGATCATCTGTTCCATCGAAAATCTGGATCCCATGGGAGTTCACACGGGGGATTCGATCACGGTGGCGCCGGCCCAGACCCTGACGGACCGGGAGTACCAGCACATGAGGAACGCCGCCGTCGCCGTCATCAGGAAGATCGGCGTCGCCACGGGCGGGTCGAACATCCAGTTCGCCATTCATCCGAAGACAGGCCGGATGGTGGTGATCGAAATGAATCCCCGGGTGTCCCGTTCATCGGCACTGGCATCGAAAGCCACGGGGTTTCCCATCGCGAAGATAGCGGCGAAACTGGCCGTGGGGTACAGCCTTGACGAGATACCCAACGATATAACGAAGAAAACACCCGCTTCCTTCGAGCCTACCATAGATTACTGTGTCGTCAAGATACCCCGTTTCGCCTTTGAAAAATTCCCCGGCGTGGACGACACCCTCACCATCTCCATGAAATCCGTGGGCGAGACCATGGCGATCGGTCGCACCTTCAAGGAGTCCCTTCAGAAAGCGCTGCGGGGCCTTGAGATCGGCCTTCACGGACTCGACGGTTCCATCGGCGGTGAACTGGATGACAAGGAGCTTGAAGCACGGCTGATCCGGCCGACACCGGGGCGGCTCCTCCTTATCCGGCAGGCCCTCCTGCGGGGATATTCCGAAGACCGGATCGCCGACCTCACGGCTATCGATCCCTGGTTTCTCCGGAACATCGCCGATATCGTCGCCATGGAGCGGGCCCTCGGGTCTCTGAAAAATGAACCGGGGATTCCCGCGGAGGTCATGGAGAAGGCAAAGCGCTTCGGTTTTTCCGATCACCAGATCGGAGACCTGACGGGACGCAATGAAGCGGACATCGCACGACTCCGGGAAGAGATGGGAATAACACCCGTCTACAAGCTGGTCGATACCTGCGCCGCCGAATTCGAGGCCCACACGCCATACTATTATTCGACCTACGCCGAAGAAGACGAGAGCCGTCGGGGGACCTCGCGGCGGGTCATGATCATCGGGGGAGGGCCGAACCGGATCGGCCAGGGCATCGAATTCGACTACTGCTGTGTCCATGCCTCGATGGCCCTGCGGGAGGCGGGATACGAGACGATCATGGTGAATTCCAATCCCGAAACGGTCTCGACCGATTACGATATATCGGACAGGCTCTATTTCGAGCCCCTGACCCTTGAAGATGTTCTCAATATCGTGCGGGTGGAGCAGCCCGAGGGTGTCATCGTGCAGCTCGGGGGGCAGACACCGCTGAACCTGGCCATACCCCTTGCCCGGCATGGGGTCAGGATACTGGGGACACCGCCCGAAGCGATCGACCGGGCCGAGGACCGCAAGCTCTTCAAGGAAATGGCCGATATCCTGGGGGTCAGGCAGCCGCAGAGCGGAACGGCCCGTTCCCTGGCGGAGGTCCAGGAGATCGTCGATGAGATCGGCTACCCGGTCCTGATCCGACCCTCCTATGTCCTTGGCGGCCGGGCCATGGTGGTGGTCTGGAACCAGGCCGATCTTGAAGGATTCGTAAAAGAAGCGTTCCTGGCCTCGCCGGACCATCCCATCCTGGTGGATAAATTTCTTGAGGATGCCATCGAGGTGGATGTGGATGCCGTCTCCGACGGTGTGGACGTCATCGTAGCGGGTGTGATGGAACATATCGAACTTGCCGGCGTTCACTCGGGGGACAGCGCCATGGTCCTCCCCGTCTATTCGCTGAAGGATGAAACGATCGCGGAGATCCGGGACACCACGAGAAGGGTGGCCCTTGAACTGGGGGTCAGAGGGCTTCTGAATATTCAGTATGCCGTGAAGGGAACGGAGCTCTTCATCCTGGAGGTGAATCCCCGGGCATCGCGGACGGTCCCCTTCGTGTCAAAGGCGACGGGGGTCCCTCTGGCGAAGATCGCCACGAAGATCATGGTCGGCCTTTCCCTCCGGGAGCAGGGGATCACGGCGGATCCCGAACCGCGCTATTTTTCGGTGAAAGAATCAGTGCTTCCCTTCAAGAGATTTTTCGGCGTCGATACGCTCCTGGGTCCCGAAATGAAGTCGACCGGTGAGGTGATGGGCATTGACCGGGACCTGGGGATCGCCTACGCGAAGAGCCAGATAGCGGCCGGCCAGCCGGTGCCGGAGGGAGGCAAGGTCTTCATCAGCGTCAAGGATGATGATAAGATGGCGATCGTTCCCATCGGGAAACAATTCGCCGACCTGGGATTTGAGATCCTTTCGACACCGGGGACGGCACAAACGCTCGCGGCACGGGGGATATCCGTTACCAGGCTCCCGCGTCTCGACGAAGGGCGGCCGAATCTCATGGACTACATGAAAAACAGGGACGTGAACCTGCTGATCAACACGCCGAGCGGACCCAAGCCGCGCCGGGATGAAGTGCGGATCAGAAGCACCGCGGTTTCCCGCAACATTCCCCTGATCACCACCATCGCCGGAGCGGAGGCCATGGTGAACGCCATAAGGACAATGAAAAA